In a single window of the Nocardiopsis composta genome:
- a CDS encoding Gfo/Idh/MocA family oxidoreductase, translated as MSSENGESGPQLHVVLIGYGKGGEVFHAPLIAATPGLKLAAVVTGNPERAAAVRRRYPGTEVIGSAEELWARAGEFEIAVVTTPNDTHAPLAAAALEAGLSVVVDKPFALGSAEARELVERAGRLGRVLTVYQNRRWDSDFLTLWRLIDEGTLGRVHRFESRFERWRPKAKDTWRDGGTVGQGAGILYDLGPHLIDQAINLFGPVAGVYAELDARRAGVAAEDDAFLALTHRSGVRSQLWMSALAARPGPRFRVLGDQGGFTVQGLDGQEERLMAGESPDAADWGVQPEETWGLAGAEDDVRPVPAARGAYPDFYAGVRDAVGEGEPLPVEPHEVVHGLEVIEAARRSAAEQRVVAPGEQG; from the coding sequence ATGAGCTCAGAGAACGGAGAGAGCGGGCCGCAGTTGCACGTCGTCCTGATCGGATACGGCAAGGGCGGCGAGGTGTTCCACGCGCCGCTGATCGCGGCGACGCCAGGGCTGAAGCTGGCGGCGGTGGTGACCGGGAACCCGGAGCGGGCCGCGGCGGTGCGGCGGCGGTACCCGGGGACCGAGGTGATCGGCTCGGCAGAGGAGCTGTGGGCCCGGGCCGGGGAGTTCGAGATCGCCGTGGTGACCACGCCGAACGACACGCATGCGCCGCTGGCCGCCGCCGCGCTGGAGGCCGGGCTGTCGGTGGTGGTGGACAAGCCGTTCGCGCTGGGCTCGGCGGAGGCGCGGGAGCTGGTGGAGCGGGCCGGGCGGCTCGGCCGGGTGCTCACCGTCTACCAGAACCGGCGCTGGGACTCCGACTTCCTCACCCTGTGGCGGCTGATCGACGAGGGGACGCTCGGCCGGGTGCACCGGTTCGAGTCCCGGTTCGAGCGGTGGCGCCCCAAGGCCAAGGACACCTGGCGGGACGGCGGCACCGTCGGGCAGGGCGCGGGCATCCTGTACGACCTGGGGCCGCACCTGATCGACCAGGCGATCAACCTGTTCGGCCCGGTGGCCGGCGTCTACGCGGAGCTGGACGCGCGGCGCGCCGGCGTCGCCGCGGAGGACGACGCCTTCCTGGCGCTGACCCACCGCAGCGGGGTCCGTTCGCAGCTGTGGATGAGCGCGCTGGCCGCCCGTCCCGGGCCGCGCTTCCGGGTCCTCGGCGACCAGGGCGGGTTCACCGTCCAGGGCCTGGACGGCCAGGAGGAGCGGCTGATGGCGGGGGAGAGCCCGGACGCCGCGGACTGGGGCGTCCAGCCGGAGGAGACCTGGGGCCTGGCCGGCGCCGAGGACGACGTCCGCCCGGTGCCCGCGGCGCGCGGCGCCTACCCCGACTTCTATGCCGGCGTCCGCGACGCGGTCGGCGAGGGCGAGCCGCTCCCGGTCGAGCCGCACGAGGTGGTGCACGGCCTGGAGGTGATCGAGGCCGCCCGGCGCAGCGCCGCCGAGCAGCGCGTCGTCGCCCCCGGCGAGCAGGGGTAG
- a CDS encoding MFS transporter: MDESVRDGRERIGHRAGSSGYRRVVVAMTAAGIATFAQLYAVQAVLPGMAGDFRAPASAVALTVSFATAGLAACVLVWSGAADRFGRVRVMSAALIVSTLLGLAAPFAPDIVSLLVLRALQGAALGGVPAVAMAYLAEEIAPSHLGRVAGVYIAGNTVGGMSGRLVAGAVADLGGWRWGVAADSLLGLAALVVFLIAVPPARGFVRRPRRRGADGGGPGMAGRLAGALRDPGMIALYLQALLLMGAFVTVYNYLGFRMTGEPFGLSQTLVAFLFVAYLAGTASSAGTGRAIERFGRRAVLACSVIAMAAGAALLAVPAFTAVAAGLLLLTFFFFAAHTTASAWVGHRAEPAARAQASALYTLSYYLGSSAFGWFGGVLYDHWGWNAVVGYVLALCGCALLAGAALRTGRG; this comes from the coding sequence GTGGACGAGTCGGTGAGGGACGGGCGGGAGCGGATCGGACACCGAGCGGGGAGCAGCGGCTACCGGCGCGTCGTGGTGGCGATGACCGCCGCGGGGATCGCCACGTTCGCCCAGCTCTACGCGGTGCAGGCGGTTCTGCCGGGGATGGCCGGGGACTTCCGCGCGCCGGCCTCGGCGGTCGCGCTGACCGTCTCCTTCGCCACCGCCGGCCTGGCCGCCTGCGTCCTGGTGTGGAGCGGGGCGGCCGACCGGTTCGGGCGGGTGCGGGTGATGTCCGCGGCGCTCATCGTCTCCACCCTGCTCGGGCTGGCCGCGCCGTTCGCGCCGGACATCGTCTCGCTGCTGGTGCTGCGCGCGCTGCAGGGGGCGGCGCTGGGCGGGGTGCCCGCGGTCGCCATGGCCTACCTGGCCGAGGAGATCGCCCCCTCGCACCTGGGCCGGGTCGCCGGCGTCTACATCGCGGGCAACACCGTCGGCGGGATGAGCGGGCGGCTGGTCGCCGGGGCCGTGGCCGACCTCGGCGGGTGGCGCTGGGGCGTGGCCGCCGACTCGCTGCTGGGCCTGGCCGCGCTGGTGGTCTTCCTGATCGCGGTGCCGCCCGCCCGGGGCTTCGTGCGGCGGCCGCGCCGGCGCGGTGCGGACGGCGGCGGGCCGGGCATGGCCGGACGGCTGGCCGGGGCGCTGCGCGACCCCGGGATGATCGCGCTCTACCTGCAGGCGCTGCTGCTCATGGGCGCGTTCGTGACCGTCTACAACTACCTGGGCTTCCGGATGACGGGTGAGCCGTTCGGGCTCTCCCAGACCCTGGTGGCGTTCCTGTTCGTCGCTTACCTGGCCGGGACGGCCAGCTCCGCCGGCACCGGCCGGGCCATCGAGCGCTTCGGCCGCCGCGCGGTGCTGGCCTGCTCGGTCATCGCGATGGCCGCCGGTGCGGCGCTGCTCGCGGTGCCGGCCTTCACCGCGGTCGCGGCCGGCCTGCTGCTCCTCACGTTCTTCTTCTTCGCCGCGCACACCACCGCCTCGGCGTGGGTCGGCCACCGGGCCGAGCCGGCGGCCCGCGCCCAGGCCTCCGCGCTCTATACCCTTTCCTATTACCTGGGCTCCAGCGCCTTCGGCTGGTTCGGCGGGGTCCTCTACGACCACTGGGGCTGGAACGCGGTGGTGGGCTACGTGCTCGCGCTGTGCGGGTGCGCGCTCCTCGCCGGGGCGGCCCTGCGCACCGGCCGCGGGTGA
- a CDS encoding four-carbon acid sugar kinase family protein encodes MAQVLVVADDLTGANATGARYARAGMRVATVTPEQVSVAADDYDVVVANLDSRHLPAEQAADLVADVVEAVWPVELVVKRTDSTLRGNVGAELEAAVRAVRERLPGRRVRALMVPALPASGRVTVEGVQLLDGVPLERSEVAEDPFWPMDTGLVAGILARQTGLAVRHVPARQVTRELLTADLVAGDEPVVLCDAVDENRIEDIAEAAAEAARGEGVVWVSADPGPAGAALAYAMRLGGRGGAPGPLLAVAGSTTGLTLRQLETVARTGPVRFVDVDPVRLAEPGGAHAEEIEEALLEQLTSAVFPEFVVVRALAPGPGAADPGAALRALPGELASAVARAVRALEAGTGAHALPTGLYLTGGDLAASLLDELGVRAFAVAGEIVPLAVHGTVGGGPLDGVPAITKGGLVGDATTAAECFGRLRRFAQARLHQVDAEVPERIPPAPRLRTR; translated from the coding sequence GTGGCCCAGGTTCTCGTCGTGGCAGATGACCTCACCGGGGCCAACGCCACCGGTGCCCGCTACGCCCGCGCGGGGATGCGGGTGGCCACCGTGACACCGGAGCAGGTGTCGGTGGCCGCCGACGACTACGACGTGGTGGTGGCCAACCTGGACAGCCGCCACCTTCCCGCCGAGCAGGCCGCGGATCTGGTCGCCGACGTGGTGGAGGCGGTCTGGCCGGTGGAGCTGGTGGTCAAGCGCACCGACAGCACGCTGCGCGGCAACGTCGGCGCGGAGCTGGAGGCGGCGGTGCGCGCGGTGCGCGAGCGCCTGCCGGGCCGCAGGGTGCGGGCGCTCATGGTGCCCGCGCTGCCCGCCTCCGGGCGGGTCACCGTGGAGGGCGTGCAGCTGCTCGACGGGGTTCCGCTGGAGCGCTCCGAGGTCGCCGAGGACCCGTTCTGGCCGATGGACACCGGCCTGGTCGCCGGCATCCTCGCCCGCCAGACCGGGCTGGCCGTCCGGCACGTGCCGGCCCGCCAGGTCACCCGGGAGCTGCTCACCGCCGACCTGGTCGCCGGGGACGAACCGGTGGTGCTCTGCGACGCGGTGGACGAGAACCGGATCGAGGACATCGCGGAGGCCGCCGCCGAGGCCGCCCGCGGCGAGGGGGTGGTCTGGGTGTCGGCCGACCCCGGGCCGGCCGGCGCCGCGCTGGCCTACGCGATGCGGCTGGGCGGCCGGGGCGGCGCCCCCGGCCCGCTGCTGGCGGTGGCCGGCAGCACCACCGGGCTCACCCTGCGCCAGCTGGAGACGGTGGCCCGCACCGGCCCGGTGCGCTTCGTCGACGTCGACCCGGTCCGGCTGGCCGAACCGGGCGGGGCGCACGCCGAGGAGATCGAGGAGGCCCTGCTGGAGCAGCTGACCAGTGCGGTCTTCCCGGAGTTCGTGGTGGTGCGCGCGCTTGCCCCGGGGCCGGGCGCGGCGGACCCGGGCGCCGCGCTGCGCGCGCTGCCCGGTGAGCTCGCCTCGGCGGTGGCCCGCGCGGTGCGCGCCCTGGAGGCCGGGACCGGTGCGCACGCCCTGCCCACCGGGCTCTACCTGACCGGCGGCGACCTCGCCGCGAGCCTCCTGGACGAGCTGGGCGTGCGGGCGTTCGCGGTCGCCGGGGAGATCGTGCCGCTGGCGGTGCACGGCACCGTCGGCGGCGGCCCGCTGGACGGGGTCCCCGCGATCACCAAGGGCGGCCTGGTGGGCGACGCCACCACCGCCGCCGAGTGCTTCGGCCGGCTGCGCCGGTTCGCCCAGGCCCGGCTGCACCAGGTCGACGCGGAGGTCCCGGAGCGGATCCCGCCGGCGCCCCGGCTGCGCACCCGCTAG
- a CDS encoding adenosine deaminase produces MTRLAYETIRRMPKVLLHDHLDGGLRPETLLDLAAEAGYRGLPATGADRLQEWFSGAAHGSQEEQLSRYEPVLDLLQTRPALVRAGVECAQDLAEDGVVYAEVKLAPEQHTREGLTREQVVDAVLEGLRVGTAKARLFGRTIEVRLLLTAMRQAADSMEIARLAVAYRDAGVVGFDIAGPEAGYPPTRHISACEYIQRENFNLTLHAGEGFGLSSIWEAIQWCGADRLGQGVRIVDDIALAEDGTAKLGRLASYIRDKRIPLELCPTSNVNTGAVASLAEHPVELLRLLRFRVTVNTDGRLVNATTMSGEFARLSKEFGYGIDTLRWFTVNAMKSAFVPHDERLDLIDRVIKPGFARLRTEHVGASFFRQEDPW; encoded by the coding sequence ATGACCCGACTCGCCTACGAGACGATCCGCCGGATGCCCAAGGTGCTCCTGCACGACCACCTGGACGGCGGGCTCCGCCCGGAGACCCTGCTCGACCTGGCCGCCGAGGCCGGGTACCGGGGGCTCCCGGCGACCGGCGCGGACCGGCTCCAGGAGTGGTTCTCCGGTGCCGCGCACGGCTCCCAGGAGGAGCAGCTCTCCCGCTACGAACCCGTGCTCGACCTGCTGCAGACCCGCCCCGCCCTGGTCCGGGCCGGCGTCGAGTGCGCCCAGGACCTGGCCGAGGACGGCGTGGTCTACGCCGAGGTCAAGCTCGCCCCCGAGCAGCACACCCGGGAGGGGCTCACCCGCGAGCAGGTGGTGGACGCGGTGCTGGAGGGGCTGCGCGTCGGTACCGCCAAGGCCCGGCTGTTCGGCCGGACGATCGAGGTCCGGCTGCTGCTCACCGCGATGCGCCAGGCCGCGGACTCGATGGAGATCGCCCGGCTGGCGGTGGCCTACCGGGACGCCGGGGTGGTCGGCTTCGACATCGCCGGCCCGGAGGCGGGCTACCCGCCCACCCGGCACATCTCCGCCTGCGAGTACATCCAGCGGGAGAACTTCAACCTCACCCTGCACGCGGGCGAGGGGTTCGGCCTCTCCTCCATCTGGGAGGCGATCCAGTGGTGCGGCGCCGACCGGCTGGGCCAGGGCGTCCGGATCGTCGACGACATCGCGCTCGCCGAGGACGGCACCGCCAAGCTGGGCCGGCTGGCCTCCTACATCCGGGACAAGCGGATCCCGCTGGAGCTGTGCCCGACGTCCAACGTGAACACCGGCGCGGTGGCCTCGCTCGCCGAGCACCCGGTGGAGCTGCTCCGGCTGCTCCGCTTCCGGGTGACCGTCAACACCGACGGACGGCTGGTCAACGCCACCACGATGAGCGGCGAGTTCGCCCGGCTGAGCAAGGAGTTCGGCTACGGGATCGACACCCTGCGCTGGTTCACCGTCAACGCGATGAAGTCGGCCTTCGTCCCGCACGACGAGCGGCTGGACCTGATCGACCGGGTGATCAAGCCGGGGTTCGCCCGGCTGCGCACCGAGCACGTCGGCGCGTCCTTCTTCCGCCAGGAGGACCCCTGGTGA
- a CDS encoding DUF4873 domain-containing protein, translating into MSGMGDDEEEYEGPVTLVFGDDRPVEAEAHIAGHFDPLTGDYRWIGRISASPGVTAEYQAGNTAVLVRTADGHEASGTLTETNPWGGHRLTGRGRPPFPVPEVDPAED; encoded by the coding sequence ATGAGCGGCATGGGCGACGACGAGGAAGAGTACGAGGGCCCGGTGACCCTGGTCTTCGGCGACGACCGGCCGGTCGAGGCCGAGGCGCACATCGCCGGCCACTTCGACCCGCTCACCGGCGACTACCGGTGGATCGGGCGGATCTCCGCCTCCCCCGGGGTCACCGCCGAGTACCAGGCCGGCAACACCGCGGTCCTGGTGCGCACCGCCGACGGCCACGAGGCCTCAGGCACCCTCACCGAGACCAACCCGTGGGGCGGGCACCGGCTCACCGGCCGCGGCCGGCCGCCCTTCCCGGTCCCCGAGGTCGACCCCGCCGAGGACTGA
- a CDS encoding flavin-containing monooxygenase, giving the protein MAARLKRAGLKSLVLFERAGDVGGTWRDNTFPGAACDVPSHLYSLSFRLNPGWSRTFSPQAEIQDYLRRVAEEEDVYRHVRFHHTVTGAYWEAGANRWRIETEQGVHTAQFLISACGALADPAIPDLPGLADFEGTVFHSARWNHDHDLTGRNVAVIGTGASAIQFVPQIQKSVGRLDLYQRTPPWIIPKHDRAVTRAENWLFNHVPLAQQVFRKNIYWGRESYVLGFVKYPALMKGVAALAKAHLKRQVSDPGLRAKLVPDFLPGCKRLLLSNDYYPALDQPNVDVITDGVAEIREKSIVAADGTEREVDTIIFGTGFHVTDMPAAKMVHGGDGRSLFDVHGEDLEALNGTTVAGFPNLFLMAGPNTGPGHTSHVFFLEAQMRYIMAALGYAARNGADRLEPLPESQAAYAALMQHKTRDSVWVTGGCDSWYLNDKGRNVTLWPGFSFEYALRTLRFDPHNYRIRWESGSPRGRARPGRGRSSGRRNERREVPA; this is encoded by the coding sequence ATGGCCGCCCGGCTCAAGCGCGCCGGACTGAAGAGCCTGGTCCTCTTCGAGCGCGCCGGCGACGTCGGCGGGACCTGGCGGGACAACACCTTCCCCGGCGCCGCCTGCGACGTCCCCTCCCACCTGTACTCGCTCTCCTTCCGGCTCAACCCCGGCTGGTCGCGGACCTTCTCCCCGCAGGCCGAGATCCAGGACTACCTGCGCCGGGTCGCCGAGGAGGAGGACGTCTACCGGCACGTCCGCTTCCACCACACGGTCACCGGCGCGTACTGGGAGGCCGGCGCCAACCGGTGGCGGATCGAGACCGAGCAGGGCGTGCACACCGCCCAGTTCCTGATCAGCGCGTGCGGCGCGCTGGCCGACCCGGCCATCCCGGACCTGCCCGGGCTCGCCGACTTCGAGGGCACCGTCTTCCACTCCGCTCGGTGGAACCACGACCACGACCTGACCGGACGCAACGTCGCGGTGATCGGGACCGGCGCCTCGGCGATCCAGTTCGTGCCGCAGATCCAGAAGAGCGTCGGCCGGCTGGACCTGTACCAGCGCACCCCGCCGTGGATCATCCCCAAGCACGACCGCGCGGTGACCCGCGCGGAGAACTGGCTCTTCAACCACGTGCCCCTCGCCCAGCAGGTGTTCCGCAAGAACATCTACTGGGGCCGGGAGAGCTACGTGCTGGGCTTCGTGAAGTACCCGGCGCTGATGAAGGGCGTCGCGGCGCTCGCCAAAGCGCACCTCAAGCGGCAGGTCAGCGACCCCGGGCTGCGCGCCAAGCTGGTGCCGGACTTCCTGCCCGGCTGCAAGCGGCTGCTGCTGTCCAACGACTACTACCCCGCGCTCGACCAGCCCAACGTCGACGTGATCACCGACGGGGTCGCCGAGATCCGGGAGAAGTCGATCGTCGCCGCCGACGGCACCGAGCGCGAGGTCGACACCATCATCTTCGGCACCGGGTTCCACGTCACGGACATGCCGGCCGCCAAGATGGTGCACGGCGGCGACGGCCGGAGCCTGTTCGACGTGCACGGCGAGGACCTGGAGGCGCTGAACGGGACCACCGTCGCCGGGTTCCCCAACCTGTTCCTGATGGCCGGGCCCAACACCGGCCCCGGGCACACCTCGCACGTGTTCTTCCTGGAAGCCCAGATGCGCTACATCATGGCGGCGCTGGGCTACGCGGCCCGCAACGGAGCCGACCGGCTGGAGCCGCTGCCCGAGTCGCAGGCCGCCTACGCGGCCCTGATGCAGCACAAGACGCGCGATTCGGTGTGGGTCACCGGCGGATGCGACAGCTGGTACCTGAACGACAAGGGGCGCAACGTCACGCTGTGGCCCGGGTTCAGCTTCGAGTACGCCCTGCGGACGCTCCGCTTCGACCCGCACAACTACCGGATCCGCTGGGAGTCCGGGTCCCCCCGGGGGCGGGCCCGGCCGGGCAGGGGCCGGTCCTCAGGCCGGCGGAACGAGCGACGGGAGGTGCCGGCATGA
- a CDS encoding AurF N-oxygenase family protein, with protein MTVQTPAPKPAITDREDIAKRLLRSSAKASYDPLVEIDWDAPIDKERYALKPERISLYGTELWDRLSEEQRKELSRHEVASIASIGLWFETILMQMLVRHAYDRDPTTNHVQYAYTEIADECRHSVMFAKMTQKLAGRHYRPDFITHNLGRVFKAISNGPLTFAGALYVEEILDQLQREAMVDDTLDPLVQAVSRIHVVEEARHMRYAREELIRDWDDHGRISKAYSRFILGLVVYFATTRLISPEVYKSVGLDPREAAKAARRNHHHIDTKTWAARKVVATFDKAGLLAGPAKYVWRRAGLLGRPGAPAAIAR; from the coding sequence ATGACCGTGCAGACCCCGGCGCCCAAGCCGGCGATCACCGACCGCGAGGACATCGCCAAGCGGCTGCTCCGCTCCTCGGCGAAGGCCTCCTACGACCCGCTCGTCGAGATCGACTGGGACGCCCCGATCGACAAGGAGCGCTACGCCCTCAAGCCGGAGCGCATCTCGCTGTACGGCACCGAGCTGTGGGACCGGCTCAGCGAAGAGCAGCGCAAGGAGCTCAGCCGGCACGAGGTCGCCAGCATCGCCTCCATCGGGCTGTGGTTCGAGACCATCCTGATGCAGATGCTGGTCCGGCACGCCTACGACCGCGACCCCACCACCAACCACGTCCAGTACGCCTACACCGAGATCGCCGACGAGTGCCGCCACTCGGTGATGTTCGCGAAGATGACGCAGAAGCTCGCCGGGCGGCACTACCGGCCGGACTTCATCACGCACAACCTGGGCCGGGTCTTCAAGGCGATCTCCAACGGCCCGCTGACCTTCGCCGGCGCGCTCTACGTCGAGGAGATCCTGGACCAGCTGCAGCGCGAGGCGATGGTCGACGACACCCTCGACCCGCTGGTGCAGGCCGTCTCCCGGATCCACGTGGTGGAGGAGGCCCGGCACATGCGCTACGCCCGCGAGGAGCTGATCCGCGACTGGGACGACCACGGCCGGATCTCCAAGGCCTACAGCCGGTTCATCCTCGGCCTGGTCGTCTACTTCGCCACCACCCGGCTGATCAGCCCCGAGGTCTACAAGTCGGTGGGCCTGGACCCGCGCGAGGCCGCCAAGGCCGCCCGCCGCAACCACCACCACATCGACACCAAGACCTGGGCGGCGCGCAAGGTCGTCGCGACCTTCGACAAGGCCGGCCTGCTCGCCGGACCCGCCAAGTACGTCTGGCGCCGCGCCGGCCTGCTCGGCCGCCCCGGCGCGCCGGCCGCGATCGCGCGCTGA
- a CDS encoding SDR family NAD(P)-dependent oxidoreductase — protein MPRPTLHDLAGKRVLVTGASGAFGGAAMQVLRHVGADAIGLDRKPDSDGPVLACDVADAAQVGQVVPEAIDRLGGLDRLIHFAGVGPAVDIGAMPDRLAYEALEVNLLGTWRVTAAALPALLRDRGRVVVTASLLAGIALPFAGAYAVSKRALTAYADTLRAEYGTHIGVTTVHPGYVDTPIHDASRAAGVALDGLVPAERLRDTVLTALRAAAARRPPRDTASTRMGGAALRLARHTPALVDRIAAVEIAELVRTGELSGGELTRGLRERHGAVPDGADPAPSTAP, from the coding sequence ATGCCCCGACCGACCTTGCACGACCTGGCCGGCAAGCGCGTGCTGGTGACCGGAGCCTCCGGTGCCTTCGGCGGTGCCGCCATGCAGGTCCTGCGGCACGTCGGCGCGGACGCGATCGGCCTCGACCGCAAGCCCGACTCCGACGGCCCGGTCCTCGCCTGCGACGTCGCCGACGCCGCCCAGGTCGGCCAGGTCGTCCCGGAGGCGATCGACCGGCTCGGCGGGCTGGACCGGCTGATCCACTTCGCCGGGGTCGGCCCCGCGGTCGACATCGGCGCCATGCCCGACCGGCTCGCCTACGAGGCCCTCGAAGTGAACCTGCTGGGCACCTGGCGGGTCACCGCCGCCGCGCTGCCCGCGCTCCTCCGCGACCGGGGACGGGTGGTGGTCACCGCATCGCTGCTGGCCGGCATCGCGCTGCCGTTCGCCGGGGCCTACGCGGTCTCCAAGCGCGCGCTCACCGCCTACGCGGACACGCTGCGCGCCGAATACGGAACGCACATCGGGGTGACCACCGTCCACCCCGGATACGTCGACACCCCCATCCACGACGCCTCGCGCGCCGCCGGCGTCGCGCTCGACGGGCTGGTCCCCGCCGAGCGGCTGCGGGACACCGTGCTCACCGCGCTGCGCGCGGCCGCAGCCCGCAGGCCGCCCCGCGACACCGCCTCCACCCGGATGGGCGGCGCCGCCCTGCGGCTCGCCCGGCACACCCCCGCCCTGGTGGACCGGATCGCCGCGGTGGAGATCGCCGAGCTGGTGCGCACCGGGGAGCTCTCCGGCGGGGAGCTCACCCGAGGGCTGCGCGAACGGCACGGCGCGGTGCCGGACGGCGCCGATCCCGCCCCCTCGACCGCCCCCTGA